TGGGAAATGGAATCAATCCTGCATTCTTCGTTGGACGCAGATCCCAACGGGGTACCATCGTCAAAATAGGCGCGCCGGTACCATTTGCCATCCCAGGCGTTATCGTGAATATGTACCTTTAATTTTTCGGCTTCCGCTTTACAAAGCGTGGTAAAATCTTCATCGCCATAGTCTTCCGCAATGGCAGCGAAATGCGTAAGTATATCGTAAAGGAAAAATGCCAGCCATACACTTTCGCCCTTTCCGTGTTCGCCTACTTTATCCATACCATCATTCCAGTCGCCCGAACCGATCAGCGGCAGTCCATGCTGTCCGAATCTTAATCCATGGCGAATGGCGTGCTTACAGTGATTGTACAGGGTCTCCCAATGGTTCAGGAACACCGGCAGATCGTAATATGACTCCTCATCGGGCTGGAGCGGACGTCCGTCGATAAAAGATACGTATTCATTTAATATTTCTTTGTCGCCTGTGGCGGTAATATACCTTGCCGTAACATACGGAAGCCAGAGATAATCGTCTGAGCAGGTGGTGCGTACTCCGCGACCCGTGGGTGGGTGCCACCAGTGCTGTACATCCCCTTCTTTAAATTGCCTGGAAGCGGCGAGGAGTATCTGCTCTTTTGTAATTTCGGGCGTGGTATGCATCAAAGCCAGCACATCCTGAAGCTGATCACGGAATCCAAAAGCACCGCCAGATTGATAAAAACCGCTTCTTCCCCACACCCGGCAGGCCAGTGCCTGGTACAGCCACCAGCCATTGGTCATTACATTCATCGCTTCATCCGGAGTTTTTACAACAATGGCGCCAAGGATCCGGTTCCATTGATCATGTACCTTTAACCGGGCTTCGCGGGCAAATGCCAATCCTTTTATTTTTTGTACCAGTTCGCGGGTTTCCTGCTCGTTCTTTCCTGCACCAAGGCGAAATACAACTTCCTGTTCTTCTTCCGGTGCGAGCTGCAGCATGGCCTGCAACGCAGTACAGGGATCGAGACCGGCGCCGGCCCGCCCGGACAGGTTTTTTCTCAAAAGCGCCTCAGGTCGGGTGCGTGTACCGTTCCTCCCGATAAATTCGGTACGATCGCAGGTAAACGTTTTTTCGCGGGCATCGGTATCAAAAAAAGCCACTTTTTCTGAAAAGGCTGAATTGTAACGATTGCGCGCAAACAACACATTTGTCTGCGGATCCTTGTCGGCTACCACAAACATTTTGTTTTTATGTGCCAGATCACCCAGCACCCATTCCACGTACCCGGTTACCGACAGCTTACGTTCCTGTCCTGTAAGGTTCCGCAGCTTTAAGACCATATATTTCACGGGCAGGGCTTCGTCAACATAAACCCACAATTCGGAAGCGATTCCGTAGTGTATATGTTCGTAAACCGAGTACCCGAAGCCATGCCGGGTAATATAGGCATGCTTACCGGGGGCAGGCAGCGGGGTGGGCGACCAGTAAATACCGGTTTCTTCGTCCCGTATGTAATAGGCTTCGCCGCAGGTATCGGTTACCGGGTCGTTTTGCCAGGGTGTGAGCCGGAATGCCTGGGCATTATCAACCCAGGTATAAGCGGATCCGCTTTCGGAGAGAATGGACCCGATCTCTTTATTGGCAATGATATTGCACCAGGGGGCAGGCGATTTTTTCTGCTGGCCCGATTCCAGGATGTATTCTTTACCATCTTGTGTAAATCCGCCGGTTTTATTGTTGAAGAGAAGATGACTGGGCAGGGCAACGCTTTGCTGTAGGTCTGTTTTGGGATGCCGCAATTGTACGGCAAGCGGTTCCGGTAATCCTTTTGCCGGTGTTTTTCTGAGCACCTGTTCAGCCAGGGTGCCTTTGTCATCGTCAAAAATAACGCGGGCTACGGTTTGGAACAGGATACGGTCTTCGCTGGAGATCTGGTCACCCGCTCTTACAAAAATACCGCCCGGCTGATCCAGTACCCCGCCACTGGTGGCGGTGATAAACCCGATCACCTGGTCCTGGAATACCTGGCGATAAGACCCAAAATCATCATTCCAGATCACAAGATCCACCCGTAGCGCTTTCAGCGACCAGTAGGAATGTGCTTTGATTAACTGTTTTACCAGGTCGATATTGTTGCTGTCTTTTACGCGGACCAGCACAATGGGCAGATCGCCGGAGATCGCATAGCTCCAGAGGCCAGGCTGTCCTTTTAAGTTACTTTCAATAACTGAAGGTGCTGTCCGGAAATTGTTGTTGGCGTAAATAATTGAGCCGGCAATGGCATTGAAAAGCTGGGCTTCTACCTCTGTAGCGTTGATCTGGCGCAGCAGCACCTGGCTATGTGTCCAGGCTAGTTCAAATACCCTGTTTTTAATGTACCGGTCCTGGTATTTTGCCAACAGACCCATACAAAGCTCTTTTGATTCGCCAACCCCCAATACCAGGTCGAAGGTTACCGTTTGCCGGGCTTTGAGTGTAACGCGGTGCCGGATGGCTATAATGGGGTCCAGCACCGAGCCGGCTGTACCAGAGAGCGGGCCATCCTGGAGGATGGCTGCTGGTGCTGCAATGGAGCGGCCGCGTCCAATAAACCGCATCCGGTCCGTTTCATAGGATACCTGGTCGCTGGTTGCACCATTCACCATAAATGTGTGAAACATCCAGGGAGGTGTATCCTTCCGGGCCCTGGGTCTGCGGGTGCAGAGAATGGCGCTGGCATCCTTTTCTATTTCCGTTTGTACAAATAAATTGCTGAAGGCCGGATGTGCTTCATCTGCTGCCTGGTCGGCCAGGACTACTTCTCCAAAACTCGTAACCTCTATGGTTTTGGTGGAGGCCGACCGGTTGGTAATCCGGATGCGACGGATCTCTACATCGTCTTCGGGGGAAACAACAATATCCGTTTTCGTTTCAAAGCCATCATCTACACGCCGGAATACGATATGCCCCTGGGAAAAAACCGTTTCATAAGCCTTGCTTTTCCGGAGCGTGGGCTGATAGGTATTGGACCAGAAATGGCCGGTGCTCATGTCTTTTATATAACAGAACACGCCCCAGTTATCTAATGTGGTGTCTTCCCTCCAGCGGTTTAACGCAATACCTTTCCAGCGACTGTAGCCGCCACCGCCGTTGCTGATCATAAGTGCATATCTTCCGTTGGAGAGCAGCTGTACTTCCGGAATGGGGGTGTTTGGAGTTGTGAGCACCCGCATATGCGATTCATGGGAGATGGTTTGCCGGACACTGTTATCTTCTGTATGCTCATAAAAGTTGGTAGAGCGCGGTGCCTTTTCCTGAAGCAAAAGCAGGGCAGACTGGAACTGCGGGTCGCGTATAAACCGCTCCTGCATTTTTTTGTCTAACAGGAGGTTGGCCATGGATAGAAAACTCATTCCCTGATGGTGCACCATAAAGGATTTGATAATAGTATATGACTGGCCCCGTGGCATCCGGGAAGGTGTATAGTCGATGGCTTCATAAAACCCGTAACGACCTTCAAACCCTTTTTGAGAAAGGGTCCGGAGGTTATCCATCGCTTCCGCCGGATCAATCATTAACGCCATCATGGTGGCATACGGAGCAATGACCAGGTCATTAGCCAGGCCCCTTTTCAGGCCCAGGCCGGGTATGCCGAACGACTGGTACTGATAATGCAGGCTGGTATCTACCAGGTTATAACCCGATTCGGAAATACCCCATGGAATATTGTTTTTATTGCCGTACTCGATCTGGTTTTTTACAGCGCCTTTATTACTGCGGTCCAGCAATGTATTTTCGTAAGAAGGCATCAGCAACTGGGGCATCAGGTATTCGAACATGGATCCGCTCCAGGACAGGAGCACCGGGTTGTTTCCCAGGTTGGTTACCAGTCGTCCCAGTGTAAACCAGGCGGTTTGCGGGATCTTACCCTGCGCGATAGCTGTAAAAATACCCAGGCGGGCTTCGGAGGCCAGCATATCATAGTAGCTTTTATCAGCAGCATCCTCGCTTACATTGTAGCCGATATGGAAAAGATGCTGAGATTTATTATACAGGAAATCATAATCTGCCGTTGAAAAATCAACACAACTATCTTTTATCTTTTCAAGTCCTGACAGGAACCGGGTGGCGGAAGCTGCTCCTGTTTCCAGTGCCTTTAGCAGATGGTCTAGGTGTTCTTTCTCAGTACTGCTTCCGGCTTCTTTAATGAATGCATTGATATAATCGGGCAATATACGTTGCAATTCCAGGATATTATTAATGGAGGGCACTTCTTCCAGTATTTGTAACCGGGAATAGGCATCCGGAACGGGTAAATGGAGCACCCAGGGACAGAAAGTGCGGATGCAGGTAACCAGGTCCGTTAACTGGGTTTCCAAACGTGCTGCCCAGTCCTGCGCTTCCGTGTTTTCAGCCATATGGGGATGGTTTTTTAAAAGATCCGCCTGTTCCTGCAATGCATTCAGCTGAGCTACCAGCTCATGCAATGAAAGTGGAAAAGAACCTTTCAGGTTGTTTAGGAGCTTGCCCGTTGGTGCCAGTAGCTCCGTCTGAGTTTTTTTATCACAAACGCTTTTTAAAACGGCAAAGACATCCAGAAGGCCGTTGATATGTTGTTGTTTAAAGAGTTTTTCCTGGCGGATCTCTTCAAGTCCCTGCCGTAGCAGGATGAGACTGGCGATAAGGTTGCCGCTGTCTACGGAAGAAACATACTTGGGTTGCAGGGGTACCAGTGAAACGGTATCGTACCAGTTGTAGAAATGCCCGCGATAGCGTTCCAGTGCAGCAAGGGATTCGAAGGTTTTATACGTTCGTTCTGCCAGTTTGTTAACAGACAGATATCCAAAATCGTAGGCAGATAAATTAGAGAGCAATGCGAGGCCGATATTGGTGGGAGAGGTGCGGTGTGCCAGCGATGCTATGGGGTGTTCCTGGTAATTATCCGGCGCCAGCCAATTATCTTCCTGGGCTATAAAATCTTCAAAATATGCCCAGGTTTTGCGGGCATAAAAATGGAGCCGGTCTCTGTCTTTTGAAGACAGATCAACGGCTCTTCTTGCTGATGGATTACTGATCTGCCAGGCGATGGCTGGTGCCAGCAGCCATCCTGCAAGTATGGGGCTGGCCATCCAAAGGACCGTTGGGTTGATGATGATCAGCAACGCAAGGATAACCGCCGGAACCAGTACGGAGGCCCACATATAAATATATGCCTGAAGCAGGGTCTTTTGTTTTCCGTTCGACATCCCGGAAGGGGTCCATTGCAGCAGCCGGCGGTGAGAGACCAACAAGCGCCAGTTAGCCCGGAAAATGGCGTCCAGGTTTTGGATGGCCTCAAAAGGAAGACAAAGGATATTAAACAGGATGTGGGCAAGACTGCTGATAATAGTGCCTCTTATTTCCAGAAGATGCGCCCGCCAGTGCATACTTTCCGGCTTGTGAAATAATTGCCAGACGGAACTGGCGATTAAGGGAAGCAACCAGGCTGTAAAAAAAAGAAGGGTCCATAATTGTGGATGAGGTACAAAGGCCCATCCCATTACTAAAAACACCATCATGGCCGGTGCCACCAGGCTTCTGCGGATATTATCCCATATCTTCCACCGGGAGAGGCTGGATATAAAATTCCGGCGGAGTTTGCGCTCTTTGCCTGGCACAAAGGGGGTTCCCCAGCTGGCAATCTGCCAGTCGCCCCGTATCCAGCGGTGGCGGCGGCTGGCATCTGCCCAGTAAGTTTCAGGGTGTTCCTCAAACAATTCCACATCGGTTACAAGTCCGGAGCGGACATAAGATCCTTCCAGCAGGTCGTGACTTAGAATGCGGTTGGGAGGAAAGGTATCGCCCAGTACGGTTTCAAAAACGTCGATATCATAGATGCCTTTTCCTACAAAGGAACCTTCGGAAAAGAGGTCCTGGTACACGTCCGACACCAGGCGTGTATAGGGGTCGAGCCCGGAATCATTACTGTGCATTTTTGCATAATAACTGCTGTTACTCCTAGGAATGCTTACAGAGGTACGCGGTTGTAAAATGCCATACCCGTCTACCACCCGCGTCTGCTGGGTATTAAGCACCGGTTGGTTCAAAGGGTGGGCCATGGTGGCTACCAGTTTCCAGGCTGCTTCGCGTGGCAGCTGGGTATCTGCGTCGAGGGTGATCACATACCGGACCGCTTTCAGGGAAGAGGTGTCTCCGGTGATTTCCATAAAATCATAATGCCCCGTGGCTCTTAAAAAACTGTTCAATTCTGCCAGTTTGCCCCGTTTGCGCTCCTGTCCCATCCATTTTTTTTCGCAGTGATTCCATTTCCGCGGCCGGTGAAAAAGGAAGAACCGGCTACCGGTATTGCCTTCTTTTACATACCGGTGGTTCAGGGCTTCTATGCGCTTGCGGGCATAAGCCAGCAATGCATCATCCTCCGGCATTGTTTCCTCCGGTGCATCTGTAAAATCTGTCAGTAAGGCAAAATAGAGCTGTTCTTCAGGATTGGCAAGGTAGCGTACTTCCAGTTCATCTGCCAGTTCTTCGATGGCTTTTTCACTGGACAGCATGCTGGGTACAGCTACCACGGTACGAGCGGAATCAGGAATCCCGTCGGAGTAATCCATCTTGGGAAGCGGACGCGGCTTTACGATCAGCGTGGCGATCCAGTTGATGAGAATAACAATGGCCTGGCTGCATGCGATAAAAGAAGCGAAGCCTATTATAAGTGCAGTGTAGATGCCGCTTTCCTGTCTGTAAGCATAAAACGCAATCCAGATACTGAGCAGGAGCGAAAGAAAGAGGGCCGAACCGGCATATGAAAGCAGCCGGTTGTGTTTCAGCATGTTTTTAAACCGGTGTCTTAAAGAGATCCGCATACCCGATTTCCGGATCAATACTTGTTGGCCTTTTTCATCTACCAGATAATAACCTACGTGATGCTGTCGTTGCGGTGCTCCTTTACCGGCGCTTTCTTTGGCAAGATCAATAGCGAGCTGCGCCACCTGATATTCTTCCAGTTTGCTGTGCTTTCCTACCCATTCTACAACATGCCGGTACCGGTCTCGGGTTACAAAATCCATCTGACCGTAAATGCCATCAACATCGGTGTTTAATATCTTTTCAACAATGCTTACTTGTTCCACAAAACTGCGCCAATCGGTGCTCCGGATCAACCGGATGCTTTCGATGGAGTTGCGGATGGAGACCTGGTCGGTGGCTTGTTTCTGGTTCTCAATATTAACCAGTTCAACTGAAGAGCTGCCGGTTTCTGCCAGCCGTTCTTCCAGCCAGGTGAGCGGCAGGGCCAGCCCCTGACCTCTGCCTTGTAACCGCCGGATAAATTCAGCTACGAAAGCACTGTCCAGCCGCAGGTTGGACTTGGCCATTTCTGCAATAATAATGATAATATTGCGCGGATGTTTTTGGGCCGTTTCAAGCAGTTGTTCTGACCAGTACACCGCCACATTTTTCTCCAGCCGATCCAGCGCTACCCGTGAAGCAATGCGGCGGATGTTTTCAATAATGGCCAGGCGTAGCATGATGGGAATGGCCCAAAGCTCACCCAGTGTTAAGCGGGTTATGGTCTGATAGGCATCAATGAAGGCGGTAAGAGTGGCGATACTGATGTGCCCGTCGCTGTGGGCGATCAGTTCCAGGGCGATATCGTACACCCGGGGAAAACCTGCAGACCTTCCTTTTGCCAGTATGGGGAGCGTTTCGCTATATCCCTTGGGTAAATGAGTTCTTCCAAGCGCTATTTGTTCCTTGATTAGGTAATAGTTGTCCAGGAACCATTCACTGGCAGGGGCAATAGGCTGCTTGGAACTCACAGAATCGTTGAGCAGATCGTAAACCTTTGCAATTACCGCCTCATTGTCATCCAGCCGGGGTAACACTTTATCCGGCGGATGCCCGCCTGCCACTACGTGCGAACGGGCAACGGTAATGCCATGTTGTTGCATCTGGTCATGGCTGAACAATTCCAGTCGGAAGGGTTCTTCTTTTTTGAACTCAGGAGTAGCATCTCCTGTAAGGAACTCGCGCATGCGCACTACGAAATCATCAACGGGCTTCGAAATTTTCATAGTCATTTACCAATAAAAAATTACAGAATTCCGATTGTATCTATAAAGTTAATTCTTATCCTGTAGAAGCAAAGAATAACACCGGCGCATCCTTCCGGTTTCGGATCTGATCATATGCGGTCTGTTGAAATACGTTGGATCTCCTCCAAGAAACATGCCATGTAAAATGATGTTTTATTGATATTTATAAGGTATGTTTTTTTTTACTATGGATGGTGTCGGCGGCCGACGGGAGAAAATGCAGCGCTTTTTTTTAACATCGACATGAAACCGGTGAACGGTTCTTTTTGATGAAAAATGATTATTTTACCGGTGAATTATAAAGTATGGAGCGTTTTCTGCAAACCATTATTTTGCTGGGTGCGATGCAGGGGTTTATCGTGAGCTGCCTGTTGTTTTTTTCCAGGCGTCTGCGTATGCCGAATCGTCTGCTGGCACTGTTGATTTTTTTGTTGACGCTTGCAAGTTTTTGTTTATATGGATCTTATATTGGCTGGTTTGATTCAAAATGGCTCAATTTTCTATCAAATCTTATTCCGTTGATCGTGGTTATGCCGGTGGGGCCACTGCTCTATTTCTATGTACGGTCATTTCTTGAACCGGAATTTAAAATCGGAAGAAAAGAGTGGATGCAATTCTTACCGGTTATTGTAGACCTGGGTAGCCCGCTGATGGCCTGGTTATTTGTAGCGGGTGTATGGACCGGGCTGCTTAAAAACGATCCGCGCCCCTGGGGTATAGCCATCGATACCTATAATGTATATTCTGATATTCCCAGATGGATATCACTTGCCTTCTATACCGTACTTACCCTGCGGTATCTTGCCGCCGGAAAACAAAAAAATCCGGCAGGTTTCAGGTGGTTACAGCAGGTTGCAACCGTTTTTGGCGTGTTCCTGTGTATCTGGTTTGTGTATTTAGTGCCCTATGTGATTCCCCGGTACACCGGCTGGATGTTGGACAACCTGGACTGGTACCCCCTCTATATACCCATTACCCTGCTGATCTACTGGCTGGGCATCAAGGGATATTTGGTTTCCTGGCAGCAACAGGTTACAGAAAAAAAACAGGATGCTGCATTGTTGCCGGAGCCGGTGGTAGATGCCGCCATCGGCCTTTTAAAAAATACCATGGAACAGGACCGGTTGTTCCTGAATACGGAACTTACTCTGCAAATGGTAGCACGGCATACGGGCCTGGCTGCTAAAACCATTTCGGCAGTGCTAAACCAGCACCTTCAAATTAATTTTAACGAGTTTGTAAACAGATACAGGGTGGCCTTATTTAAGGAAAAATTGCTGGCGGATGATGCGGCGCAATTGACCTTTGCAGGAATGGCGTATGACTGTGGATTTAATTCCCCTGCAACTTTTCAACGGGTATTTAAACAAACAACCGGTATGTCGCCCTCGGAATTCCGGAAAAATAATACGGGATCACATGCCGCATATAACTCAAATCGCGATTTGAGCAGCATTTGAATTGGCGCATATACACATACTGGGGAGTTTTGCGGAAAACAACCCAATAATGTTAAAATGCTACTTCATTGTCATGGCAGGGACGACGTTGCTCTTTTCCTGCTGTACCCATCGCACTATATCACAGACTGTTTCCGTAAAAGCAGCGGATAGTATCTTCCTGAACACCGGGAAACTGGCTGCTTTTGAAGCAAGGCTGGAACAGCTGCGGCAACGCTATCACATCCC
The sequence above is a segment of the Niabella agricola genome. Coding sequences within it:
- a CDS encoding GH36-type glycosyl hydrolase domain-containing protein, which codes for MTMKISKPVDDFVVRMREFLTGDATPEFKKEEPFRLELFSHDQMQQHGITVARSHVVAGGHPPDKVLPRLDDNEAVIAKVYDLLNDSVSSKQPIAPASEWFLDNYYLIKEQIALGRTHLPKGYSETLPILAKGRSAGFPRVYDIALELIAHSDGHISIATLTAFIDAYQTITRLTLGELWAIPIMLRLAIIENIRRIASRVALDRLEKNVAVYWSEQLLETAQKHPRNIIIIIAEMAKSNLRLDSAFVAEFIRRLQGRGQGLALPLTWLEERLAETGSSSVELVNIENQKQATDQVSIRNSIESIRLIRSTDWRSFVEQVSIVEKILNTDVDGIYGQMDFVTRDRYRHVVEWVGKHSKLEEYQVAQLAIDLAKESAGKGAPQRQHHVGYYLVDEKGQQVLIRKSGMRISLRHRFKNMLKHNRLLSYAGSALFLSLLLSIWIAFYAYRQESGIYTALIIGFASFIACSQAIVILINWIATLIVKPRPLPKMDYSDGIPDSARTVVAVPSMLSSEKAIEELADELEVRYLANPEEQLYFALLTDFTDAPEETMPEDDALLAYARKRIEALNHRYVKEGNTGSRFFLFHRPRKWNHCEKKWMGQERKRGKLAELNSFLRATGHYDFMEITGDTSSLKAVRYVITLDADTQLPREAAWKLVATMAHPLNQPVLNTQQTRVVDGYGILQPRTSVSIPRSNSSYYAKMHSNDSGLDPYTRLVSDVYQDLFSEGSFVGKGIYDIDVFETVLGDTFPPNRILSHDLLEGSYVRSGLVTDVELFEEHPETYWADASRRHRWIRGDWQIASWGTPFVPGKERKLRRNFISSLSRWKIWDNIRRSLVAPAMMVFLVMGWAFVPHPQLWTLLFFTAWLLPLIASSVWQLFHKPESMHWRAHLLEIRGTIISSLAHILFNILCLPFEAIQNLDAIFRANWRLLVSHRRLLQWTPSGMSNGKQKTLLQAYIYMWASVLVPAVILALLIIINPTVLWMASPILAGWLLAPAIAWQISNPSARRAVDLSSKDRDRLHFYARKTWAYFEDFIAQEDNWLAPDNYQEHPIASLAHRTSPTNIGLALLSNLSAYDFGYLSVNKLAERTYKTFESLAALERYRGHFYNWYDTVSLVPLQPKYVSSVDSGNLIASLILLRQGLEEIRQEKLFKQQHINGLLDVFAVLKSVCDKKTQTELLAPTGKLLNNLKGSFPLSLHELVAQLNALQEQADLLKNHPHMAENTEAQDWAARLETQLTDLVTCIRTFCPWVLHLPVPDAYSRLQILEEVPSINNILELQRILPDYINAFIKEAGSSTEKEHLDHLLKALETGAASATRFLSGLEKIKDSCVDFSTADYDFLYNKSQHLFHIGYNVSEDAADKSYYDMLASEARLGIFTAIAQGKIPQTAWFTLGRLVTNLGNNPVLLSWSGSMFEYLMPQLLMPSYENTLLDRSNKGAVKNQIEYGNKNNIPWGISESGYNLVDTSLHYQYQSFGIPGLGLKRGLANDLVIAPYATMMALMIDPAEAMDNLRTLSQKGFEGRYGFYEAIDYTPSRMPRGQSYTIIKSFMVHHQGMSFLSMANLLLDKKMQERFIRDPQFQSALLLLQEKAPRSTNFYEHTEDNSVRQTISHESHMRVLTTPNTPIPEVQLLSNGRYALMISNGGGGYSRWKGIALNRWREDTTLDNWGVFCYIKDMSTGHFWSNTYQPTLRKSKAYETVFSQGHIVFRRVDDGFETKTDIVVSPEDDVEIRRIRITNRSASTKTIEVTSFGEVVLADQAADEAHPAFSNLFVQTEIEKDASAILCTRRPRARKDTPPWMFHTFMVNGATSDQVSYETDRMRFIGRGRSIAAPAAILQDGPLSGTAGSVLDPIIAIRHRVTLKARQTVTFDLVLGVGESKELCMGLLAKYQDRYIKNRVFELAWTHSQVLLRQINATEVEAQLFNAIAGSIIYANNNFRTAPSVIESNLKGQPGLWSYAISGDLPIVLVRVKDSNNIDLVKQLIKAHSYWSLKALRVDLVIWNDDFGSYRQVFQDQVIGFITATSGGVLDQPGGIFVRAGDQISSEDRILFQTVARVIFDDDKGTLAEQVLRKTPAKGLPEPLAVQLRHPKTDLQQSVALPSHLLFNNKTGGFTQDGKEYILESGQQKKSPAPWCNIIANKEIGSILSESGSAYTWVDNAQAFRLTPWQNDPVTDTCGEAYYIRDEETGIYWSPTPLPAPGKHAYITRHGFGYSVYEHIHYGIASELWVYVDEALPVKYMVLKLRNLTGQERKLSVTGYVEWVLGDLAHKNKMFVVADKDPQTNVLFARNRYNSAFSEKVAFFDTDAREKTFTCDRTEFIGRNGTRTRPEALLRKNLSGRAGAGLDPCTALQAMLQLAPEEEQEVVFRLGAGKNEQETRELVQKIKGLAFAREARLKVHDQWNRILGAIVVKTPDEAMNVMTNGWWLYQALACRVWGRSGFYQSGGAFGFRDQLQDVLALMHTTPEITKEQILLAASRQFKEGDVQHWWHPPTGRGVRTTCSDDYLWLPYVTARYITATGDKEILNEYVSFIDGRPLQPDEESYYDLPVFLNHWETLYNHCKHAIRHGLRFGQHGLPLIGSGDWNDGMDKVGEHGKGESVWLAFFLYDILTHFAAIAEDYGDEDFTTLCKAEAEKLKVHIHDNAWDGKWYRRAYFDDGTPLGSASNEECRIDSISQSWSLLSGGGEPERSLQGMHALNEYLVDRRNQIIKLLTPPFDKSDLYPGYIKGYVPGVRENGGQYTHAAIWTIMAFAALKDKERVWELFSMVNPVNHARTPQDVEKYKVEPYVMAADVYGAPPHEGRGGWTWYTGSAGWTYQLAIGSILGLHREGNRLYINPCIPDTWEGYEIRYRFGNTYYNLNVKNEKKEGRILFRENGQPLNEPFITLQDDGNEHHITVGL
- a CDS encoding helix-turn-helix domain-containing protein, whose translation is MERFLQTIILLGAMQGFIVSCLLFFSRRLRMPNRLLALLIFLLTLASFCLYGSYIGWFDSKWLNFLSNLIPLIVVMPVGPLLYFYVRSFLEPEFKIGRKEWMQFLPVIVDLGSPLMAWLFVAGVWTGLLKNDPRPWGIAIDTYNVYSDIPRWISLAFYTVLTLRYLAAGKQKNPAGFRWLQQVATVFGVFLCIWFVYLVPYVIPRYTGWMLDNLDWYPLYIPITLLIYWLGIKGYLVSWQQQVTEKKQDAALLPEPVVDAAIGLLKNTMEQDRLFLNTELTLQMVARHTGLAAKTISAVLNQHLQINFNEFVNRYRVALFKEKLLADDAAQLTFAGMAYDCGFNSPATFQRVFKQTTGMSPSEFRKNNTGSHAAYNSNRDLSSI